From a single Capsicum annuum cultivar UCD-10X-F1 chromosome 12, UCD10Xv1.1, whole genome shotgun sequence genomic region:
- the LOC107851196 gene encoding LOW QUALITY PROTEIN: 60S ribosomal export protein NMD3-like (The sequence of the model RefSeq protein was modified relative to this genomic sequence to represent the inferred CDS: deleted 2 bases in 1 codon), producing MAQEMGMFTVHHTIGNVLCCKCGINMQPNAANMCANCLRSEIDITEGLQKHVIICHCPECDSYLQPPRTWIKAQLESKELLTFCLKRLKNLNKVRLVQAEFIWTEPHSKRIKVKLKVQKEVLHGAILEQAYTVEYVIQDQMCESCTRVQANPDQWVAAVQLRQHVSHRRTFFYLEQLILKHDAAARAIMIKQMDQGIDLFFSNRSHAVKFVEFIGKVVPSRSRNDKQLVSHDPKSNNYNYKYTFSVEISPVCREDLICLPPKVSNSLGNLGPLVICTKVSNHIALLDPFTLRNCFLDAEQYWRASFKSLLSSRQLVEYIVLDIDAVSSEVNIGGSKYALADAQVARISDFGKNDTIFNIRTHLGHLLNPGDYALGYDLYAANSNDSELDKYKGFVLPDVILVKKSYEEKWQKKRGKPRSWKLKSLNMEIDDNAKGRDHEEKMNSEYEQFLRDLEENPDLRFNISLYRNKEYQPSEMASVTDGDDAPSVPLEELLADLDLSEEEADNDSMRE from the exons ATGGCACAAGAAATGGGTATGTTTACAGTGCATCATACAATTGGAAATGTTTTATGCTGCAAATGTGGTATAAATATGCAACCAAATGCTGCCAATATGTGTGCCAACTGCTTGAGGTCTGAAATTGACATTACAGAGGGTCTCCAGAAGCATGTTATCATATGTCATTGCCCTGAATGTGACAGCTATTTGCAGCCTCCTAGGACCTGGATTAAAGCCCAATTAGAATCAAAGGAGCTATTGACATTCTGTCTGAAGAGgttgaagaatttgaataaaGTTCGTTTAGTGCAGGCAGAGTTCATTTGGACTGAACCTCACTCCAAGAGAATCAAAGTCAAGTTGAAGGTTCAGAAAGAAGTTCTTCATGGAGCTATCCTTGAGCAGGCGTATACAGTTGAATAT GTTATCCAAGACCAAATGTGTGAATCCTGTACGAGGGTTCAGGCTAATCCTGATCAGTGGGTGGCTGCAGTGCAGCTACGGCAGCATGTTTCTCACAGGCGAACGTTCTTCTATTTGGAACAGCTTATTCTTAAGCATGATGCCGCTGCTCGTGCTATAATGATTAAGCAAATGGATCAAGGAATTGATCTGTTCTTCTCTAATAGAAGTCATGCTGTAAAGTTTGTGGAGTTCATAGGAAAAGTTGTTCCCAGTCGGAGCCGTAATGACAAACAACTGGTGTCTCATGATCCCAAGAGCAACAATTACAACTATAAGTATACTTTTTCAGTTGAAATTTCCCCAGTTTGTCGTGAGGACTTGATTTGTCTTCCGCCAAAAGTTTCAAATAGTTTGGGGAATCTTGGACCACTTGTGATCTGCACCAAGGTGAGTAACCACATTGCCTTACTTGACCCATTTACTCTCAGGAACTGTTTTCTGGATGCGGAACAATACTGGAGGGCGTCTTTTAAGTCCCTACTTTCTAGTAGGCAGCTTGTGGAATACATAGTTCTAGATATTGACGCTGTTTCTTCTGAGGTCAACATTGGTGGATCTAAGTATGCTTTGGCAGACGCCCAAGTAGCTCGTATATCTGATTTTGGAAAGAATGATACAATTTTCAACATACGAACACATCTGGGGCATCTTCTAAATCCTGGGGATTATGCACTCGGGTATGACTTATATGCTGCTAATAGTAATGATAGCGAACTGGACAAGTATAAAGGCTTTGTTCTCCCAGATGTGATACTGGTTAAGAAGAGCTATGAAGAGAAATGGCAAAAGAAGCGTGGGAAGCCTCGTTCATGGAAGCTGAAATCTCTCAATATGGAGATTGATGACAACGCAAAGGGGAGAGATCATGAAGAGAAGATGAACTCTGAGTATGAACAATTCTTAAGAGATTTAGAGGAGAATCCAGATTTGAGGTTCAACATATCGCTTTACCGTAACAAGGAGTATCAGCCATCAGAAATGGCATCTGTGACTGATGGTGATGATGCTCCTTCTGTCCCGTTGGAGGAATTGTTAGCTGATCTTGATTTAAGCGAGGAGGAAGCTGACAATGATAGCATGAGGGAGTGA
- the LOC107851751 gene encoding anthocyanidin 3-O-glucosyltransferase 2, translating into MEKNAELVFIPSAGLGHVAPAIEFAKHILDAGECLCISFLIMKHPADFGVQRYLQSLSSHSRLRFVDVSIDPKTAAELLSNKDRFLYDFIDGHKHKVNEFVRNKLGSTRLAGFVLDMFCISMIDVANEFGVPSYIYFTSAAAFLALSLHFEALRNTSDYDYSESDEELPILGFKNPYPAKILPKPAKSVTPSSILYFDGIRRFKETKGIVINTFAELEPFALQSLSDSKIAPPIYPIHPVVNSDDSNKKQETESIIKWLDEQPNSSVVFLCFGTIGSFEPEQVKEIAVALERSGHRFLWSLRRPPPKGKIEMPSDYDNFEEVLTEGFLDRTKGIGKVVGWAPQVTVLSHSAVGAFVSHCGWNSTLEGVCCGVPIAAWPLYAEQQMNAFLLVKELGLAVEIWMDYVKDFEGKNPVVIVSAEEVEGAIQKLMENGEENELRKRVKEMQEKSRIAMEEGGSSYTSLRLLIEDFICNIS; encoded by the coding sequence ATGGAGAAAAATGCAGAGCTGGTTTTCATTCCATCTGCGGGATTGGGTCATGTTGCCCCCGCCATCGAATTTGCCAAACACATACTTGATGCAGGTGAATGTCTCTGCATTTCCTTCCTCATCATGAAACATCCCGCCGATTTCGGCGTTCAACGTTATCTCCAATCACTCTCTTCTCACTCCCGCTTGCGCTTCGTTGATGTTTCAATTGACCCCAAAACAGCTGCTGAACTGTTGTCTAACAAGGACAGATTCTTGTACGATTTCATCGATGGCCATAAACACAAGGTAAATGAATTTGTTCGCAATAAACTTGGCTCTACACGACTTGCTGGCTTTGTCCTTGACATGTTCTGCATCTCAATGATTGACGTAGCTAATGAATTTGGTGTTCCTAGTTATATTTACTTTACCTCCGCTGCTGCTTTTCTTGCATTGTCCCTTCATTTCGAAGCACTGAGGAACACCTCCGATTATGACTATTCCGAGTCTGATGAAGAATTGCCGATTCTTGGATTTAAAAATCCATATCCTGCTAAAATTTTACCTAAGCCAGCTAAATCAGTTACGCCTAGCTCGATTTTGTACTTCGATGGCATTCGTCGTTTTAAAGAGACGAAAGGTATCGTTATCAATACCTTCGCAGAGCTTGAACCTTTTGCTTTGCAATCACTCTCCGATTCTAAAATTGCTCCTCCGATTTACCCGATTCATCCTGTAGTCAATTCAGATGACAGTAACAAAAAGCAAGAAACAGAAAGTatcatcaagtggttggatgAGCAGCCAAACTCATCTGTAGTATTCTTGTGCTTTGGAACCATTGGAAGCTTTGAACCTGAGCAGGTAAAAGAAATAGCAGTAGCACTAGAGCGCAGTGGCCACCGGTTCTTGTGGTCCTTACGAAGGCCTCCACCAAAGGGGAAAATAGAGATGCCAAGCGATTATGACAACTTCGAGGAAGTGCTGACGGAAGGGTTCTTGGACAGGACAAAAGGAATTGGGAAAGTGGTCGGATGGGCACCACAAGTGACTGTGCTTTCACATTCTGCTGTGGGCGCGTTCGTGTCGCATTGTGGGTGGAATTCGACGTTGGAGGGCGTGTGTTGTGGGGTGCCTATTGCTGCTTGGCCCTTGTATGCTGAACAACAGATGAATGCATTTTTGTTGGTTAAAGAATTGGGGTTGGCAGTAGAGATTTGGATGGACTACGTTAAGGACTTCGAGGGGAAAAATCCAGTTGTCATAGTTAGTGCCGAGGAGGTTGAAGGCGCCATACAGAAGCTTATGGAGAATGGTGAAGAGAATGAATTGAGGAAAAGGGTAAAGGAAATGCAAGAGAAGAGCAGAATAGCCATGGAAGAAGGTGGATCATCTTACACCTCTTTACGACTTCTAATTGAGGATTTCATCTGCAacatttcttga